In Gemmatimonadaceae bacterium, the following are encoded in one genomic region:
- a CDS encoding MBL fold metallo-hydrolase, with amino-acid sequence MPASLDLPHRPMRPLAVVILAAATAARAAQLPAQANLDTVQVRVTALAPTLHVLFGAGGNIGVSTGPDGTYIIDDQFAPLTAKIVAAIRTITPTPVKFVFNTHFHGDHTGGNENCGNAGAIIMAHANVRKRMSVAQFNAAVNQPARATPRAALPVITFVQSVTLHINGDSVQVIHVPPAHTDGDAIVHFTRANAVHMGDVFNNTGLPFIDRASGGSVDGIIVTADNVYAMSNAATRIIPGHGQVTDRERLKAWRDAIFTVRAAVEREVRAGRTVEAVLAMKLAAAYQQEWPGGHDRFIRAVYEELTQR; translated from the coding sequence ATGCCTGCTTCCCTCGACCTGCCCCACAGACCCATGCGTCCCCTGGCCGTCGTGATCCTCGCTGCCGCCACCGCGGCCCGTGCCGCCCAGCTCCCTGCGCAGGCGAACCTCGACACGGTGCAGGTGCGCGTGACGGCACTGGCACCGACGCTGCACGTGTTGTTCGGGGCCGGAGGCAACATCGGCGTCTCCACCGGGCCGGACGGCACGTACATCATCGACGACCAGTTCGCGCCGCTCACCGCGAAGATCGTGGCCGCGATCCGGACGATCACGCCGACGCCGGTGAAGTTCGTCTTCAACACGCACTTCCACGGCGACCACACCGGCGGCAACGAGAACTGCGGCAACGCCGGCGCGATCATCATGGCCCACGCCAACGTGCGGAAGCGGATGTCGGTGGCGCAGTTCAACGCCGCCGTGAACCAGCCCGCGCGGGCCACGCCGCGCGCCGCCCTGCCGGTGATCACCTTCGTGCAGTCCGTGACACTGCACATCAACGGAGACTCGGTGCAGGTGATCCACGTGCCGCCCGCCCACACCGACGGTGACGCGATCGTGCACTTCACGCGCGCCAACGCGGTGCACATGGGCGACGTGTTCAACAACACCGGCCTGCCGTTCATCGACCGCGCGAGCGGCGGCAGTGTCGACGGCATCATCGTCACGGCCGACAACGTGTACGCCATGAGCAACGCGGCCACGCGCATCATCCCCGGGCACGGCCAGGTGACCGATCGCGAGCGCCTGAAGGCGTGGCGTGACGCGATCTTCACCGTGCGCGCGGCCGTCGAGCGCGAGGTGCGCGCCGGCCGCACGGTCGAGGCCGTGCTGGCGATGAAGCTGGCCGCCGCCTACCAGCAGGAATGGCCGGGCGGGCATGACCGTTTCATCCGGGCGGTCTACGAGGAACTGACGCAGCGCTGA
- a CDS encoding metallophosphoesterase family protein has protein sequence MRYALISDIHANLHALDAVLADIDARGDTDTIHHLGDLVGYSAHPNEVVERLAGRGITGIAGNYDSTVATDYQHCGCRSETPRQEELAHISYEYTRRTVSASTKRALGALPFSLDIRPHGGHTVGPRLVLVHGTPTLNTLYWTEDRSDDFCLKMAAVAGLKAGDVIAFGHTHKPWLREVDGIHFINTGSVGRPKDGDWRAGYVRLAFTATGPAVEFVRVAYDVEAAARGVVAAGLPEEFAQFLRSGGKPAA, from the coding sequence ATGCGCTACGCCCTCATCTCGGACATCCACGCCAACCTGCACGCCCTCGACGCCGTGCTGGCGGACATCGACGCGCGGGGCGACACGGACACCATCCACCATCTTGGTGATCTCGTGGGCTACTCGGCGCACCCGAACGAGGTGGTGGAGCGGCTGGCCGGGCGCGGCATCACCGGCATCGCCGGGAACTACGACTCCACGGTCGCGACAGACTACCAGCATTGCGGGTGCCGCAGCGAGACCCCGCGCCAGGAAGAGCTGGCGCACATCAGTTACGAGTACACGCGCCGCACCGTGAGCGCGTCCACGAAGCGCGCACTCGGCGCCCTGCCCTTCTCGCTGGACATCCGGCCGCATGGCGGTCACACCGTCGGACCGCGCCTGGTGCTGGTGCACGGCACACCGACGCTGAACACGCTCTACTGGACCGAGGACCGCAGCGACGACTTCTGCCTCAAGATGGCCGCCGTGGCGGGCTTGAAGGCGGGCGACGTGATCGCATTCGGGCACACCCACAAGCCGTGGCTCCGCGAGGTGGACGGGATCCACTTCATCAACACCGGCAGTGTGGGGCGCCCGAAGGACGGTGACTGGCGTGCCGGCTACGTCCGCCTGGCGTTCACGGCGACGGGGCCGGCGGTCGAGTTCGTGCGCGTCGCGTATGACGTCGAGGCGGCAGCGCGCGGCGTCGTGGCCGCCGGCCTGCCCGAGGAGTTCGCGCAGTTCCTTCGGAGCGGTGGCAAGCCGGCTGCGTGA
- a CDS encoding C39 family peptidase: MRRRPWMITGLAALCASCTTTRLRLPEAVPAAAAPAVALQVPYLAQTVLLCGGAAAAMVERWWGRRGVYAEQFASLVRVDEGGIRTTDLARVMRERGWTVSAAAMDAASVQMLLADSAPVIALIEVRPRRFHYVVITGWHDGVVIYHDPAASPFVRVDSATFLRRWSGSRNWAMVVQPSAAAITAPVPRPTGDRSDGPVTDALPCRPWLDRAADAAAGARLAQSEELLATAARLCPDEPVVLRELAGVRFLQGRHVESGLLAAEYAQRVPGDARGWQVLAASRYLAGDEAGALRAWRAVGKPVTDLLRIDGSRRIRFRVLADAIGITHGRVLTNAALALAARRLADVPALDGARVGYAAVAGGVVEVRAAVTERPLVDPLPQLLVLGIGGAIIRRDATFVVVSPLGAGETWSAQWRWQSSDPRLALRLSIPVRVGAPAVLHVERSWDRFRFPAGFGEERRSSTQASLTGWMAPAMEGLAGLRHERWADRGERLALLLGVGVHDRRDRTVWVLSAEHAAPVGRGRWYRRLDTRVTLNPPPDRWANRWALRAGGAWTSGDTPRGLQPLAGGDLLRDIPLRAHPYNAGGVLPATRISHRVLHGGASADRTITTRGPLSIGAGIFVDAAVLAPASAAHRVYVDGGAGLRFGLAGLRRAAIRVDVARGLVTDRRWGLHAGLAQPIPLRIRRAR; the protein is encoded by the coding sequence GTGCGCCGCCGCCCGTGGATGATCACCGGGTTGGCGGCGCTGTGTGCGTCCTGCACCACGACGCGGTTGCGGCTGCCCGAGGCGGTGCCTGCAGCCGCCGCCCCCGCCGTCGCGCTGCAGGTGCCGTACCTCGCACAGACGGTGCTGCTCTGCGGTGGCGCTGCCGCCGCGATGGTCGAGCGCTGGTGGGGCCGGCGAGGCGTGTATGCCGAGCAGTTCGCGTCGCTCGTGCGAGTCGACGAGGGTGGCATCCGCACCACCGACCTCGCGCGCGTGATGCGTGAGCGGGGATGGACCGTGTCGGCCGCCGCGATGGATGCCGCAAGCGTGCAGATGCTGCTGGCCGACAGCGCCCCGGTCATCGCACTCATCGAGGTCAGGCCACGCCGGTTCCACTACGTCGTCATCACCGGCTGGCATGACGGCGTCGTGATCTACCACGACCCGGCCGCGTCTCCGTTCGTGCGGGTGGACAGCGCCACATTCCTGCGCCGCTGGTCGGGAAGCCGGAACTGGGCGATGGTCGTGCAACCGTCCGCCGCAGCCATCACAGCGCCGGTCCCGCGGCCCACCGGTGACCGCAGCGACGGCCCGGTCACCGACGCGCTGCCCTGCCGCCCCTGGCTTGACCGTGCGGCAGACGCCGCTGCCGGTGCGCGCCTGGCGCAGTCCGAGGAGCTGCTCGCAACCGCCGCCAGACTCTGCCCCGATGAGCCGGTCGTGCTGCGCGAACTCGCCGGTGTGCGATTCCTCCAGGGCAGGCACGTCGAATCCGGCTTGCTCGCCGCCGAGTACGCACAGCGCGTACCCGGTGACGCGCGCGGCTGGCAGGTCCTGGCCGCCAGCCGGTACCTGGCGGGCGACGAGGCCGGTGCGCTGCGCGCCTGGCGAGCCGTAGGCAAGCCCGTCACGGACCTGCTGCGCATCGATGGCAGCCGGCGGATCCGGTTCCGCGTGCTTGCTGATGCCATCGGCATCACGCACGGGCGAGTGCTGACCAATGCGGCACTCGCACTCGCCGCGCGCCGCCTGGCTGACGTGCCGGCGCTCGACGGCGCGCGCGTGGGCTACGCCGCGGTCGCGGGTGGCGTGGTGGAAGTGCGCGCTGCGGTGACCGAGCGGCCGCTCGTCGATCCCCTGCCCCAGCTTCTGGTGCTCGGCATCGGTGGTGCGATCATCCGCCGCGATGCCACGTTCGTGGTAGTCTCGCCGCTGGGCGCCGGCGAGACATGGTCGGCGCAGTGGCGATGGCAGTCCTCGGACCCGCGCCTGGCCCTGCGGCTCTCGATCCCCGTCAGGGTCGGCGCACCGGCCGTGCTGCACGTCGAGCGGAGCTGGGACCGGTTCCGCTTTCCCGCCGGCTTCGGTGAGGAACGGCGCAGCAGCACCCAGGCCAGCCTCACCGGCTGGATGGCGCCCGCGATGGAGGGGCTGGCCGGCCTGCGGCACGAGCGGTGGGCAGATCGCGGCGAACGCCTCGCGCTGCTGCTCGGCGTCGGTGTGCACGACCGCCGCGATCGCACGGTGTGGGTGCTGTCGGCGGAGCATGCCGCGCCGGTCGGCCGCGGGCGTTGGTACCGGCGCCTCGACACGCGTGTCACACTCAACCCGCCTCCCGATCGCTGGGCCAACCGCTGGGCGCTGAGGGCTGGCGGCGCCTGGACGAGTGGTGACACGCCTCGAGGGCTGCAACCTCTCGCCGGCGGCGACCTCCTGCGTGACATCCCGTTGCGTGCCCATCCGTACAACGCCGGCGGCGTACTCCCCGCCACACGCATCTCGCATCGGGTGCTGCACGGGGGTGCCTCGGCCGACCGCACCATCACCACGCGCGGCCCGCTGTCGATCGGGGCCGGAATCTTCGTGGACGCGGCCGTGCTCGCGCCGGCGAGCGCCGCGCATCGCGTCTATGTGGATGGCGGCGCCGGCCTGCGGTTCGGGCTGGCAGGACTGCGCAGGGCGGCGATCCGTGTGGACGTCGCACGCGGGCTCGTGACCGACCGCCGCTGGGGGCTGCACGCCGGCCTCGCGCAACCCATCCCGCTGCGGATCCGGCGCGCGCGCTGA
- a CDS encoding cupin domain-containing protein, producing the protein MLGFVRDLGAIAEANTDFRQVLYTATHSQLVVMSIPPHGEIGSEVHHLDQFFRVEAGVGEAVLDGVTTAVREGFAILVPAGTTHNLVNTGAEPLKVYTVYSPPNHRDGVRHHTRADAEADTETFAGITTE; encoded by the coding sequence ATGCTCGGATTCGTCAGGGACCTCGGCGCCATCGCCGAGGCGAACACCGACTTCCGCCAGGTGCTCTACACCGCGACGCACTCGCAGCTCGTCGTGATGTCGATCCCGCCACACGGCGAGATCGGGTCCGAGGTGCACCACCTCGACCAGTTCTTCCGCGTCGAGGCCGGGGTGGGCGAGGCGGTCCTGGATGGTGTGACGACGGCCGTGCGCGAGGGCTTCGCGATCCTCGTGCCGGCGGGCACGACCCACAACCTGGTCAACACCGGTGCGGAGCCCCTCAAGGTGTACACGGTCTATTCCCCGCCGAACCACCGTGACGGCGTCCGCCACCACACGCGCGCCGACGCCGAGGCGGACACGGAGACCTTCGCGGGCATCACGACGGAGTGA
- a CDS encoding thioredoxin family protein encodes MTTIKVLGSGCASCKATVTLIEDMARAAGKSVTVQKVEDFQDIARYAVMSTPAVVIDETVVHAGGVPSREKITGWLSAV; translated from the coding sequence ATGACGACGATCAAGGTGCTGGGCAGCGGCTGTGCGAGCTGCAAGGCGACGGTGACGCTCATCGAGGACATGGCCCGGGCTGCCGGCAAGTCCGTCACCGTGCAGAAGGTCGAGGACTTCCAGGACATCGCGCGCTACGCCGTGATGTCGACCCCGGCGGTCGTGATCGACGAGACGGTGGTGCATGCCGGCGGCGTGCCGTCGCGCGAAAAGATCACGGGATGGCTCAGCGCGGTGTGA
- a CDS encoding permease — MNVVLGFPRRSPRLFVGVAIVLWFATYRALAPLATALVASLPVASGSHLAESITFFLYDAPKVLLLLAGVVMVMGMVNSYFTPERTRVLLAGRSEGVGNVLAAVLGIVTPFCSCSAVPLFIGFVQAGVPLGVTFSFLIAAPMVNEIALTLLFGMFGVRVAALYLGLGLGIAILAGWVIGRLRMEGSLEDWVQQMPRTRATAVHDVLTLADRIEAGFAAVREIVGKVWPYVLGGILVGAVIHGYVPEEFMARRMGRDAWWSVPLAVLAGIPMYANAAGIIPIVEALLAKGAALGTVLAFMMSVIALSLPEMIILRKVLKVRLILTFVGVVACGILAVGYIFNAVL; from the coding sequence GTGAACGTCGTCCTCGGCTTCCCGCGGCGCAGCCCCCGGCTGTTCGTCGGCGTGGCCATCGTCCTCTGGTTCGCGACCTACCGGGCGCTGGCGCCGTTGGCGACGGCGCTCGTCGCGTCGCTGCCGGTGGCATCGGGCAGCCACCTCGCCGAGTCGATCACCTTCTTCCTGTACGACGCGCCGAAGGTGCTGCTCCTCCTCGCCGGTGTCGTGATGGTGATGGGCATGGTCAACTCGTACTTCACGCCCGAGCGGACGCGAGTTCTGCTTGCCGGCCGGTCGGAGGGGGTCGGCAACGTACTCGCCGCCGTCCTCGGCATCGTGACGCCGTTCTGTTCGTGTTCAGCGGTGCCGCTGTTCATCGGGTTCGTGCAGGCCGGTGTGCCGCTCGGGGTCACGTTCTCGTTCCTGATCGCGGCACCGATGGTGAACGAGATTGCGCTCACGCTGCTGTTCGGGATGTTCGGGGTGCGCGTGGCCGCACTCTATCTCGGCCTCGGGCTCGGCATCGCGATCCTCGCGGGCTGGGTCATCGGGCGGCTCAGGATGGAAGGTTCGCTCGAGGACTGGGTGCAGCAGATGCCGCGGACCCGGGCGACCGCCGTGCACGACGTCCTCACGTTGGCCGATCGCATCGAGGCAGGGTTCGCGGCGGTGCGGGAGATCGTGGGCAAGGTGTGGCCGTACGTGCTGGGCGGCATCCTCGTCGGTGCGGTCATCCACGGCTACGTGCCCGAGGAGTTCATGGCGCGCCGGATGGGGCGTGACGCGTGGTGGTCGGTACCGCTCGCCGTGCTGGCCGGGATTCCGATGTATGCCAACGCCGCCGGCATCATCCCGATCGTCGAGGCGCTGCTGGCGAAGGGCGCGGCACTCGGGACCGTGCTCGCGTTCATGATGAGCGTGATCGCGCTGTCGCTTCCCGAGATGATCATCCTGCGCAAGGTGCTGAAGGTCCGGTTGATCCTCACCTTCGTCGGGGTGGTGGCGTGCGGCATTCTCGCCGTGGGATACATCTTCAACGCGGTGCTCTGA
- a CDS encoding metalloregulator ArsR/SmtB family transcription factor has protein sequence MAPDFNALADATRRTILALLRLEGELCVCELEAALDLIQPVVSRQLALLREAGWVEGRREGRRMFYRLPAALPAWALLVVRGCAEGGVPADHVVRARARLHRFEGRPTRTAIQVAS, from the coding sequence ATGGCCCCCGACTTCAACGCACTCGCCGACGCCACGCGGCGCACGATCCTGGCGCTGCTGCGACTCGAAGGTGAGCTGTGTGTCTGTGAGCTGGAGGCGGCGCTCGACCTGATCCAGCCGGTCGTGTCCAGGCAGCTCGCCCTGCTGCGCGAGGCAGGCTGGGTGGAGGGGCGCAGGGAAGGGCGACGGATGTTCTACCGCCTCCCGGCGGCGCTGCCAGCGTGGGCCCTCCTGGTCGTCCGCGGCTGTGCCGAGGGTGGCGTGCCAGCAGACCATGTCGTGCGGGCGCGGGCCCGGTTGCACCGGTTCGAGGGGCGTCCCACGCGCACGGCAATCCAGGTCGCGTCGTGA
- a CDS encoding sigma-70 family RNA polymerase sigma factor → MTTALITALPSFEAVTLPLLPELLRFARSLTRDQATAEDLVQDVYLTALRSWDQYDPGSNCRNWLFTICRHRFYRISSRAQRQVPVDDAELESLAVGALTASGTPGHFVELLERDDLRESIRHAMVTLPEPFRDVALLVDWHELTYDAAATVLGVPVGTIRSRLFRARRILQQRLIEHARDAGLAAVATPDVPREDLRS, encoded by the coding sequence ATGACCACGGCACTGATCACCGCCCTGCCATCCTTCGAAGCCGTCACGCTGCCGCTCCTGCCCGAGTTGCTGCGTTTCGCGCGGTCCCTCACGCGCGACCAGGCCACGGCCGAGGATCTCGTGCAGGACGTGTACCTGACCGCGCTCCGCAGCTGGGACCAGTACGACCCGGGGTCCAACTGCCGGAACTGGCTCTTCACGATCTGCCGGCACCGGTTCTATCGCATCAGTTCGCGGGCGCAGCGCCAGGTGCCCGTGGATGATGCAGAGCTCGAGTCACTCGCCGTCGGCGCACTCACGGCGTCCGGGACACCGGGGCACTTCGTGGAGCTGCTGGAGCGCGACGACCTGCGCGAGTCGATTCGTCATGCGATGGTGACCCTGCCCGAGCCGTTCCGGGACGTTGCCCTGCTCGTGGACTGGCACGAACTCACCTACGACGCGGCCGCGACGGTGCTCGGCGTCCCGGTCGGCACGATCCGCTCACGGTTGTTTCGCGCGCGGCGCATCCTGCAGCAACGCCTGATCGAGCATGCGCGCGATGCCGGGCTCGCCGCCGTCGCCACACCCGACGTGCCGAGGGAGGACCTCCGTTCATGA
- a CDS encoding zf-HC2 domain-containing protein, translated as MMTSMLDCETVMRRLWDYLDGELTVERMREIELHLAHCERCRPHAEFRRAFRGAVAGAGSASDDTDALSRRVRAALQAAAGGG; from the coding sequence ATGATGACGTCGATGCTGGACTGCGAGACGGTGATGCGTCGCCTGTGGGACTACCTGGATGGTGAGCTGACGGTCGAGCGGATGCGCGAGATCGAGCTGCACCTGGCGCACTGCGAGCGGTGCCGGCCGCACGCCGAGTTCCGTCGCGCGTTCCGGGGCGCGGTGGCAGGGGCTGGCAGTGCGAGTGACGACACGGACGCGCTGAGCCGCCGGGTCCGTGCGGCGCTCCAGGCGGCGGCGGGCGGCGGGTGA
- a CDS encoding PLP-dependent transferase translates to METPSNPLVRVVDVQAICDVAHAHGALAVVDNTWATPVLQRPLELGADAVMHSATKYIGGHSDMMAGIVLLPHASALERPLRMVQHHKGSVPSPFDCWLALRGMQTLPVRVRAHCGGAQLVAESLERNASVERVLYPGLPSDPGHALAARQMTGFGGMLSFIVRGGAPAAMRAASRLQLVTRATSLGGTHSLIEHRASVEGPQTMAPPGLLRMSVGLEHPQDLIRDLEHAVQTA, encoded by the coding sequence ATGGAGACGCCTTCCAACCCGCTCGTCCGCGTGGTGGATGTGCAGGCGATCTGCGACGTCGCACACGCGCATGGCGCGCTCGCGGTGGTCGACAACACCTGGGCGACGCCGGTGCTGCAGCGCCCACTGGAACTCGGCGCGGACGCCGTCATGCACTCTGCGACGAAATACATCGGCGGCCATTCAGACATGATGGCTGGCATCGTCCTGCTGCCGCACGCATCGGCGCTGGAGCGGCCGTTGCGCATGGTGCAGCATCACAAGGGCAGCGTCCCCTCCCCCTTCGACTGCTGGCTCGCACTGCGTGGCATGCAGACGCTGCCCGTGCGCGTGCGCGCGCACTGCGGGGGTGCACAGCTGGTCGCTGAGTCGCTCGAGCGGAACGCGTCGGTCGAGCGGGTACTGTATCCGGGGCTGCCCAGTGATCCGGGTCACGCGCTCGCGGCCCGACAGATGACCGGCTTCGGTGGCATGCTGTCGTTCATCGTGCGCGGTGGGGCACCCGCCGCCATGCGCGCGGCGAGTCGCCTGCAGCTGGTGACGCGTGCGACGAGCCTTGGAGGCACCCACTCGCTGATCGAGCATCGGGCGTCCGTGGAAGGGCCGCAGACGATGGCGCCCCCCGGATTGCTGCGGATGTCGGTGGGGCTCGAACATCCGCAGGACCTCATCCGGGATCTGGAGCACGCCGTGCAGACTGCCTGA
- a CDS encoding transposase: protein MARIARVVIPGLAHHVTQRGNGRQRTFHSAEDCLEYLHLLRRACAAQKVTCLAYCLMPNHVHLILEPATGDGLRRSLAVVHQRYAQRSNARHGVTGHFWQGRYGSVPMDDAHLYEALRYVLLNPVRASLAQTAAEWRWSSARAYLTGADDGLTHPRRLLRMIGNVATYLGDEPNAQRVAGLRAASTIGRPVGSPEFVRRLEALTGRGLAPKGPGRPARRK from the coding sequence ATGGCCCGTATCGCGCGCGTCGTCATCCCCGGCCTCGCCCATCACGTCACCCAGCGTGGCAATGGGCGCCAACGCACGTTCCACTCCGCTGAGGATTGTCTCGAGTATCTCCACCTTCTGCGCCGCGCGTGCGCGGCACAGAAGGTCACCTGCCTCGCGTACTGCCTGATGCCCAACCACGTGCACCTGATTCTCGAGCCGGCCACCGGCGACGGGCTGCGACGCAGCCTCGCGGTCGTCCACCAGCGCTACGCGCAGCGCAGCAACGCGCGCCACGGTGTGACCGGGCACTTCTGGCAGGGACGATATGGGTCAGTGCCGATGGATGACGCACACCTGTACGAGGCGTTGCGCTACGTGCTGCTCAACCCAGTCCGCGCCAGCCTGGCACAGACGGCCGCCGAATGGCGCTGGTCGAGCGCGCGGGCGTACCTCACCGGCGCAGATGATGGGCTGACGCATCCCCGGCGTCTGCTGCGCATGATCGGTAATGTGGCGACGTATCTGGGCGATGAGCCGAACGCGCAGCGGGTGGCAGGCCTGCGTGCGGCGTCCACGATCGGCCGGCCGGTGGGGTCGCCCGAGTTCGTGCGCCGGCTCGAGGCTCTGACCGGCCGAGGGCTCGCACCGAAGGGCCCTGGCCGCCCCGCGCGTCGGAAATGA
- a CDS encoding sodium:proton antiporter produces the protein MLEIVSILLAVTAVLAFVNTRFLRQPPAIGLLITALGSALVVKALGVLGLLNLDPILALLRELDFRAALLDGMLGLLLFAGALHVDPAQLRAQVRPIAALATLGTLISAVLIATAVVWIGKAIGTPVPVIWALAFGVLIAPTDPIAVAALLRSAGVPNALQKTITGESLFNDGIGVVLFLAVLTTIEQGVVPGAGEIARLLGVEIVGGLAFGLGLGWVAVRMLRQIDEYQTEILLTLAFAFAGFTLARYLHVSGVLGMVVLGLVIGRQGGDDVISTRTKQRLDDFWELIDEFLNAGLFVLIGVEILVIDVRPAALLLGLLLIPVIVAVRWISVAGVVWPMRHALQWPAGSIGLVTWAGVRGGISIALALALPANPLRTTLLAATYVVVCFSIVVQGLSVGWVARRLLGATAQGTDTAHD, from the coding sequence GTGCTCGAAATCGTCTCGATTCTGCTGGCCGTCACCGCCGTCCTCGCGTTCGTCAACACGCGCTTCCTGCGGCAGCCGCCCGCAATCGGACTGCTGATCACCGCGCTCGGCAGCGCCCTCGTCGTCAAGGCGCTGGGTGTGCTCGGCCTCCTGAACCTGGATCCGATTCTGGCGCTGCTGCGCGAGCTCGACTTCCGCGCAGCGCTCCTCGACGGCATGCTCGGCCTGCTGCTCTTCGCTGGCGCATTGCACGTGGACCCAGCCCAGCTGCGGGCACAGGTCAGGCCCATCGCTGCCCTTGCAACACTGGGCACACTGATCAGCGCGGTGCTCATTGCGACAGCGGTGGTATGGATCGGCAAGGCAATCGGGACACCCGTCCCAGTCATTTGGGCTCTCGCGTTCGGCGTCCTGATCGCGCCGACGGACCCCATCGCGGTGGCGGCGCTGTTACGCAGCGCAGGCGTTCCCAACGCGCTCCAGAAGACGATTACCGGCGAGTCGCTCTTCAACGACGGCATCGGCGTGGTCCTGTTCCTCGCCGTCCTGACGACGATCGAGCAGGGCGTCGTCCCTGGTGCGGGCGAGATCGCTCGCCTGCTCGGCGTCGAGATCGTCGGTGGCCTGGCGTTCGGGCTGGGGCTCGGGTGGGTTGCCGTGCGTATGCTGCGCCAGATCGACGAATACCAGACGGAAATCCTGCTCACGCTCGCCTTCGCATTCGCAGGCTTCACCCTCGCGCGGTATCTCCACGTCTCTGGTGTCCTCGGTATGGTGGTACTGGGTCTCGTGATCGGGCGGCAGGGTGGCGACGACGTCATCTCGACAAGGACCAAGCAGCGACTTGACGACTTCTGGGAGTTGATCGACGAATTTCTCAACGCCGGGCTGTTCGTCCTCATCGGCGTCGAGATCCTCGTCATCGATGTACGCCCCGCTGCGCTGCTCCTCGGGCTCCTCTTGATCCCGGTGATCGTGGCCGTGCGCTGGATCTCGGTCGCCGGCGTCGTCTGGCCGATGCGGCACGCGCTCCAGTGGCCCGCGGGAAGCATCGGCCTGGTCACGTGGGCGGGAGTCCGCGGCGGTATCTCGATTGCCCTGGCCCTCGCGCTTCCGGCGAATCCGTTGCGGACGACGCTACTCGCGGCGACCTACGTGGTCGTCTGCTTCTCCATCGTCGTTCAGGGACTGTCGGTCGGCTGGGTCGCACGCCGACTCCTTGGGGCGACAGCACAAGGCACCGACACGGCGCACGACTGA